In Eubalaena glacialis isolate mEubGla1 chromosome 2, mEubGla1.1.hap2.+ XY, whole genome shotgun sequence, a single genomic region encodes these proteins:
- the SERPINA11 gene encoding serpin A11, translated as MGPAWQWLLGAGILASVYCQPFPARGDKSLGVPEAPRGQLSEALPAYRKITPTITNFALRLYKQLAAETPGNIFFSPVSISSTLALLSLGAQADTPAQILEGLGFNLTETPEADIHRGFQSLIHTLDLPSPKLELKVGNSLFLDKQLKPQQHFLDNIRELYRAFAFSVNFTDSNTTRRQINDYVRKQTYGQVVDCLEEFTQDTLMVLLNYMFFKAKWKHPFNCYQTQKQESFFVDERTSLRIPMMHQKEMHRFLYDQEVACTVLQMEYSGNALALLILPDPGKMAQVEDALQPETLRKWDQLLLPSLLDLHLPRFSISGTYNLEEILPHIGLTGLFNLEADFSGITGQLNRTISRVSHKAAVDVSERGTEAGVASSLLSQPQSLNATSAPHAHFNRPFLVLLWEVTTQSLLFLGKVVNPAVG; from the exons ATGGGGCCAGCGTGGCAGTGGCTGCTGGGAGCGGGGATCCTGGCCTCTGTCTACTGTCAGCCCTTTCCTGCCCGCGGAGATAAGAGCCTGGGGGTGCCTGAAGCTCCCCGTGGTCAGCTCTCGGAAGCCCTCCCCGCCTACCGCAAAATCACACCCACCATTACCAACTTCGCTTTGCGTCTATATAAGCAGCTGGCAGCAGAAACCCCAGGAAACATCTTCTTCTCCCCGGTGAGCATCTCCAGCACCCTGGCCCTGCTCTCTCTGGGTGCACAAGCTGACACTCCAGCTCAGATCCTGGAAGGCCTCGGCTTCAACCTCACGGAGACCCCAGAAGCTGACATCCACCGGGGCTTCCAGAGCCTCATCCACACCCTTGACCTGCCCAGCCCCAAACTTGAACTGAAAGTAGGCAACTCCCTGTTCCTGGACAAACAGCTGAAGCCTCAGCAGCACTTTTTGGACAACATCAGGGAGCTGTACCGGGCTTTCGCTTTTTCGGTCAATTTCACGGACTCCAATACAACTAGGAGGCAGATAAATGACTACGTGAGGAAGCAAACGTACGGGCAGGTCGTGGACTGCCTGGAGGAGTTCACCCAAGACACGCTCATGGTTCTCTTGAATTACATGTTTTTCAAAG CCAAGTGGAAGCATCCTTTTAATTGCTACCAGACCCAAAAGCAAGAGAGCTTCTTTGTGGATGAGAGGACCTCTCTCCGCATCCCCATGATGCACCAAAAGGAAATGCACAGGTTCctctatgaccaggaggtggccTGCACCGTCCTCCAGATGGAATACAGCGGAAACGCCTTGGCCCTGCTGATCCTCCCTGACCCGGGAAAGATGGCTCAGGTGGAGGatgccctgcagccagagaccctgaGGAAATGGGATCAACTGCTCCTCCCCAG CCTGCTGGATTTGCATTTGCCAAGGTTTTCCATTTCTGGAACATATAACCTGGAAGAGATACTCCCCCATATTGGTCTCACCGGCTTATTCAACTTAGAAGCTGACTTCTCAGGAATCACTGGGCAGCTCAACAGAACTATCTCCAGG GTGTCACACAAGGCGGCAGTGGACGTGAGTGAGAGGGGAACAGAGGCAGGTGTGgcctccagcctcctctcccagccccagtcTCTGAACGCAACGTCGGCCCCACATGCCCATTTCAACAGACCTTTCCTGGTGCTCCTTTGGGAGGTGACCACCCAGAGCCTACTCTTCCTGGGAAAAGTCGTCAACCCAGCTGTGGGGTGA